DNA from Oryzisolibacter sp. LB2S:
CCTGGGGGTTAGTGGGTCACTTCTGCGTGGAAATCAACAGCATGGCTTCGCGCTGCACGTTCTCGGTGAGGCTGGCGGTGCGGGCCGTACCGTCGGCCACTTGCAAGCAAGGCACCTCCCAATCCTTGGCGATGCGGTGCTTTTTCGCCAGCAGCTTCAAAGCTGCGAGGCGTCGGCCACCGGCCACGACTTCGTAATGCTCGCCATCGCTGGCGGGGATGACGATCAGGTTTTGCAGCAGGCCCACGCGCTGGATGGATGCGGCCAGCTCGGGGATGGACATGCGCGAGGTCTTGCGCACGTTGCGGCCCGTGGGGCGCAGCACCAGCCGCGACAGCGGAACCAGAATCAGGTTCTTGGTCGGGTCGGCAGCTTCCAGCGGGATTGCGGCGGCGGCATTGACGGCGCGGGCTTCGGTGTAGGTGATGGCGTTCATGGTGGTTCTCCAATCGAGTGAAACAAGGGAATGGAGGGGAAACCGCCCCTCCTGCGGGGGACGGGTCAGGCTTTCAACTGGCGCAGGCCATCGGCCAGCATCCAGAGGGCGCGATTGAGGCGCACATCGGAATCAATGCCTTGCACGGGGCGGGTTTGCTGGCGACGTCCGTTGGAGCTGCGCCCGGACAGGCCGCCCTTGGTCAAGTTCTCCTGCGTGCGGTTGAACACGCTCCACAGGTCGGGGCGGCGGTCTTCAAACCGGCGCGGCATCAGAATCTGGCTTTCGGTGATGGGCGCGGGCTTGTTCGGGTCGTCGTACTTGAGGGCCAGCGCGGCGCGGGCAAACACCTCGGCCTCGCCTTCGTCCAGCGTGATGGCGCGCATGGCATCGCGGGAATCGCGCACACGGTCGAAACCGCGCAGCACCTCAAAAGCGCCTTCGATGACTTGGCCCGCCACGTCGCCTTTGTGGGGGACGCGCACATCGGCCACGGTGTCGCCGCAGACAAGGCCATTGCTACAAACAAATCTGAATTGGCCCGCCAGCATCTGGTAACTGCTGGTGCCATCGTGCGAGTTCAGCAGGATGATTTCGTTGGCTTCCGCGCCGTTGATCTGGCTGGCATGGCGCAGGCGCAGCATGTGTTTCGTGTGCTCGCGCTTGCCTTCATCGCGCACACGGGTTTGCGTCACCATGAAGGGCTGAAACCCTTCCTTGCGAAGCTCGGTCAACACTGCCGCCGTGGGGATATAGGCGTACCGCTGCGAACGGCTCTCATGCGGGGCATCCGCAAAGATGGACGGCGCTACACGGTGAATCTGGTCATCCGACAGGGGATAGTCGGAACGCAGCGCGGGGGAATGGGAAGCGAAACGGGAAGCGAGTTGCATGGTCTTTCTCCTGACAAAAAGAGGTTTGCTGTTCACGCACACCGGATTCCAAGATTCGGAGCCCAGCCTTTGTGGCTGTTCGGTGCGGTCGGCACGAGGAACCCGGTTGGCCCTGTTGCCACCGTCTTTCCTGAGTTCATCGCCCGCGACGGTCAGGAGCGCGCGGACGGGGGCCGTCAAGGAGAAAAGCGCAGGGTTGGTGCGGCCCGCAGGCGCAGCCGAGGACACGGCCCTGCGCGCCTTGATGGCACACGGGAGCGGGCTACAGTCGCGGACAAGGTGATGAAGTCAGGGGAGACGGCTGGACAAGGCAACAGGCACCTTCCACGCCGACCGCACGGCAAGCGAAGCGCGCAGGCCCGGATCTGGAAGCCGGGCCGGAGGCGTCAGCCGAGCGGAGCGAGGGAACGATGGAAGCCCGACAGGGGCGAGACGCCGCAGGCGGCTCGATGCGCAGCACGACAGCGCGACCGGCCATCTCCCAGGTGGCCGGGGACGCCCAGACTTCAAATCCGAATGGACAACAGGGTCAGGACGAGCGCACGCAAGGCATCGTGGATCTGCTGCGGATGCTGTCTGGCCGATCCGGCGCAGCCGGGTCGGCGGTGTTCAGGGGCGCCAAGCCTGTGCGGCGGGGATAGCCCGCAGGGCTTTCCCCTGGAGGCAAGCGAAGTGCGCAGCGCCACAGGCGCGAAGGTATCGACGCCGGGCGCAGCAAAAAGAAAGGTGCGCCGCCCCCGCAGGGACGACGCACCGAAGGCAGCGCGGCGCGATCAGCTCGCCGCCGGCGCCGTCATCGACTGCAACTGGTCGATCACGCCAGGCTCTACGAACACGCAAGCCTGCCTGTCCTCGATCGGCACGTTGAACACCTGGGCGAACACCGTGCGCCGCAGGTGCGCCAGCCGACCCGTGCGATACGCCTGCTCGGGCTTCATGCGCCCGCCAGCCTGCGAGCCGCTGCGCTGCGGATCGCATTCGACCAGCGCGACAAAGCCGTCATCGGACAGCTTCTGATGCTCGGGGCACAGGCCCCAGCCTGTCGCCGTGTGACGCTCCATGCTTGCGCGCAGGCGCTTGTCCAGCAGGATCGCGCCGGTATCGAACGCCGTGCCGCAGACCAGGCAAACGTGCTGTTCGAGGGAAACGTGTGATTTGTCATTCATGACTGCTCTCCGGTTGCAAGGGCGGAATTGCCCGGAACCGTCGAAGTCACGGCGCAGCGCAGCAGTCAGGGGGCGCAGCCGGCCGCCAGGACGCAAGCGCGCACCAGCGCGCGCCGCCCTTGACGGCAAGACCGCCGTGATACGGTGAAGGGACACAGCAAGACCGCCCCCTCACCACTACCTCTGCACACGGGGTTTGCGGCAAGCGGAGCGCGCAGGCCCTCACTGGCCGGAGGCGTCAGGGATCAAAGCCGAATGGCCGCGACTCGGAACGAGGCGCGGGGCGCAGCCCGCGAGCCCGACGGCGGTACGCCGGGACGCTCGGATGCTTATAGAGGGAAGATTTTCTGTATCTGAATTGTCGTACCAGTGATACGACAATCGACCTGCTTAACGCGCACAAGCCATCACATTGAATGCTAGAAGGATGGCTTGACTGATCGCGTGAACCAATGAGGATTGAGTTACCACCCTCTCATCTTGAAAATTCGACCGTGATCCCCCTCATCGTGCAGCGTGACGACGATTTCACTTGCTGTAAAAACAGGGGCATCATCTTCTGCTCGTACTGGCAAATCGGAGTCAATCAACGTGATGACCGGCTGCAACCCTAAATCTGCATAGCGACGTACAACCGTCAGCAAGTTCTCTTTCTTTCGGTCGTCCAGCGACTCCAACACTCCGTCGTGATAGACAAAACGCGGAAACTTCTCGCCCAGGTGCGCTCGCAGCACGGCCATATCGAAGGCAACGCACAGCAGCTTGCGGTATGTATGCCCCAGGTCAGCACTGGTGGCGTTACCTGATCCATCGAGAATTTCCGCTTTGAAGTCCAGATGACCTACCTGGTTGATCGCCACGCTCAACAGCGCCTTGCGATCAATGACTTCCTCAACAATCTCGCTGAAGAAAACGCGAATCGTGGAGAACAGGCTTGCCTGATCGGAGTTCTGCTTGTCCACGTCGGCTTCAATCCGTGCCTGCAAATGGTCACGCTCTTCCGTCAAGGATCGAATCTCTGTACGCAACTCCTGGAGGCGATGCAAATGGCCTTTCTGATGCTCCAACGATGTGATGTCCGCGCGTAATGTCACCATCTCATCCGAGAGCTGCTTGTACTTGGTGAAAACATCCGTCCCGCTCAGAAAGGAGAGCATTTCCGAACGCTTTTTCCCTAGCACATTCAGCTCTGCACTCACCCGCTTCAACTCTCCTTCGATTTCCGCAAATTCTTCCTGGAGGTAGCCGCGGCGCTCATCCGTGATAGCCCGATTGAAAGCGATCAACTGCTGGAAATCCTTCTTGATCTGCCCTTGGAACAACACGCCAGCTTCGCCAAACAACCTCTGCGCCTCATCGGGACTGAAAAGAATTTGATCTTCCTGCAACGATGCCTGCACCTTCTTCCTATTTTGACTCAAGGAATAGCGTTCCGAATTCAGCGCCGCGATTCGCTCATCGACTTCATCAACCACCTTCTTGGTGCGATCCTTGTCTTGGGCACGAAAATCGAAAGCATCCAGCAGCACTTGCTTCTTCTCTGCGTCCTTTTGCTTAAGCAGAAGAATGCCTTCAATTTTGCTGATGTCCTCGACCGAACCTCCTAGTTCATTTTTAATGGTTTGCGCTGTCTCCTGTTTTTTGGCAAGTTCGTGCTCTTTCGCATAGTGGTCAGCGATGAGCTTGGCGTCAAAGCCCAGAAGATGTGCAAGAAATGGCTTCCAGTCAGCATGTTTGGAGGCGAACTTGCGAAGTTGGAAAACCTCACGAAAATCCTCTTGCGACCGAAGCAGGTAACCAAGCGCCTTGCGGTAAGACCACGGTTTGAGAGCACGCCAGTCGAGCAGGCCGTCAAGCAGTTCGCGTGCACGTTCAAAAGGAACGTCCCGATGCCCCCATTCCGCGAGCGCCAACGCCGACAAATCTTGGTGGCCTGCTTCATGCTGCTTGAAGGCGATCTTGGTTGCGTCCTCTACGCTGCGTCGGATCGTGATGAAAGAACCATCCTCCAGTTCAATTTCAAGGAAAAAGACGAAATCCTTGAACAAGTCAAAATGCTTGAAAAGGAAGAACTTAGGGTCTTTGCCAGCCAGGAAGCCGAAGTCCAAAAGACGCCCCAGCGTGGTCTTCCCAAGATTGTGGGTGTCCTTGTTTCGATTCTCCGGCAGTCGGATTTCAGCCATGACGACATTCAGCCCAGGAGCAAAGTCCACGGGCTCGAACACATCCGGCTTGTTGGAATAGAGTTTAGATAGCTTCATTTGGCCCCACGTATTCCACTGCGTCAGTCTTGGGGCGATATTCAACCAAGCCCATTAGATAAAGAAAATTGAGCGCAGGCAGGAAAAGCACGTCGCCACCCACAACGTGCTTCTTTGCAAATTTGCGCAGTACATCGTACTCATCGACGCGACGATCTTTCAGCCGCGACAGGAGCAGCAGAGAAACATTAATGACCGTGCGATCAGGGTGTGAGTGTTTGGTTGGCCGCAGCATCATCCACCTCCCCAATATCGCAGTTCCAATACATGTAGAAAAGAATGGCTCGCGTCAGTCGCTTGTGGGCGTGCTGCCGAAGAACCGGGTCACGATTGAACAGCAGATCCACCAGATACTCCATGATCTCGTCGAAGGTCTGGTAGTCCTTGCGCTTCGCAAGGATCTTGAGCTGAAACTCATCGACCACAGATTCGTACATGCGCAGCAATTCGATGTTCTCTGGTGCAGCCAGGAAAGTACGAATTTGCGCCGTTTCCTTAAGGTATTTACGCCGCTGCTCCTTCGCATACGCTGCCGTCATATTGTTGAGCGTGTTCTTTTCCTCATACGTCACGCGCACGGTGGGCGGGTCGTCGAGTAACGCCGTGAGGCCATCCTTCTGACGTGCTAGCGCCTGGACAACCTCTGCAAGATCATCTGGACTGACAATCAGCGGTGAGTCCACCGCATCCAAATTCGCCTCCTGGGCTACTTCTGGAAAGCGTTTCAGCCACAGTTCTAGTTGTTCCAGGCCGCAAAGATAGATAGACGAAGCAGGGACGCCGCATTCGGCGGCGATGTGGTCACGGATTTCTGTCTCGGAATTGCCGGTCAGGCGGCGATTCGCAAACAGCATGTAGTGGTCGAGTTGCTTGGCATCGCGCAGTTTCTTGATGCGTGGTACTTCTTTGCCGACCACCGTGTTGCTGCTAGATGTGCTGTAGAAATCCAGTTCCGAAAAGCTGCGGTTGTACCCGTTGGTATGCTTGGCCTGAACAATGACTGTGCCTACCCACGGGGCGGCCTTGCTGGGGTGCAGTTCCGCCGTGCCGACGAATTTTGCGTCACGCCCGCCATCCGGCCCTTTTGCGAATCCCTGAACGGCGATACCGAGCAAGCGTTGGCACAAGAGCACGATCAGCACCTCAAACTGATCGTCGCTCAAATCTTCATAAGCAAACTTCATTCTCCCCATCCCCCTCTATGCAGACCCCACCGACTCATGCGGCAACCGTAATGCACGCCGAATGAGTACGCTGCGCAGGCTGCACCACAATCTCCACACGCTGATCCAGTGACACCAGTGCCTGCATCAGCCGTTCCAGTGAAATGTTCTGGAGCTTGTAGCGGCGGACTTGGGACACTTTTGGTTGAGTCATGCCCGTGATCGCAGCAGTCTCCGTCTGGCTCAGGCCGCGATGGTCAATCAATTCATTGAGCTTGAGCGCGAGCGCTGCCTTTGCCGAAAGCTCTTCAGCATCGTCAAAGCCCAAATCTCGCAGCACGTTGTCAGTGCCTTGCGAATGGTCACTACGCTTCATCGTTTATCTCCCGCTCGTCTTGTGACGGGCCAGCACGGCCTTCAACCGCTTCTCGATCAGTTCCACGTCCGGCTGCGGTGTGGCGATGCCGGACTTAGACTTCTTCTGGAACGCATGTAGTACATGTACCGCATCGCCCATCTTCACTGTATAGACCGCCCGGAAGGTATCGCTCCGGTGGTCTTCCACCAATTCATACACACCGGGGCCCAACCCCTTCCAGGGCTTTGCCGAATGTGGCGTGCTGCCCAACTGGACGATGAACAACGCCACACCCATGTCCTTCTGTACGTCGATGGGAAACTTCTTGAAGTCCTTCTTCGAGGAGCCTTCCCAGTACAGCATCTTGCGCTTCTGAATCATGATTATATCCGTTCGGGTATGAATCGCAAGAAGTTGGCTTAGGTAGTCGCTGTTTCCACCGGATCAGTTCGCCGTGCCCCGGTGATGGCTTGACGCCGGCTGGCCACCAGCTCG
Protein-coding regions in this window:
- a CDS encoding DUF932 domain-containing protein; amino-acid sequence: MQLASRFASHSPALRSDYPLSDDQIHRVAPSIFADAPHESRSQRYAYIPTAAVLTELRKEGFQPFMVTQTRVRDEGKREHTKHMLRLRHASQINGAEANEIILLNSHDGTSSYQMLAGQFRFVCSNGLVCGDTVADVRVPHKGDVAGQVIEGAFEVLRGFDRVRDSRDAMRAITLDEGEAEVFARAALALKYDDPNKPAPITESQILMPRRFEDRRPDLWSVFNRTQENLTKGGLSGRSSNGRRQQTRPVQGIDSDVRLNRALWMLADGLRQLKA
- a CDS encoding DUF2326 domain-containing protein, whose amino-acid sequence is MKLSKLYSNKPDVFEPVDFAPGLNVVMAEIRLPENRNKDTHNLGKTTLGRLLDFGFLAGKDPKFFLFKHFDLFKDFVFFLEIELEDGSFITIRRSVEDATKIAFKQHEAGHQDLSALALAEWGHRDVPFERARELLDGLLDWRALKPWSYRKALGYLLRSQEDFREVFQLRKFASKHADWKPFLAHLLGFDAKLIADHYAKEHELAKKQETAQTIKNELGGSVEDISKIEGILLLKQKDAEKKQVLLDAFDFRAQDKDRTKKVVDEVDERIAALNSERYSLSQNRKKVQASLQEDQILFSPDEAQRLFGEAGVLFQGQIKKDFQQLIAFNRAITDERRGYLQEEFAEIEGELKRVSAELNVLGKKRSEMLSFLSGTDVFTKYKQLSDEMVTLRADITSLEHQKGHLHRLQELRTEIRSLTEERDHLQARIEADVDKQNSDQASLFSTIRVFFSEIVEEVIDRKALLSVAINQVGHLDFKAEILDGSGNATSADLGHTYRKLLCVAFDMAVLRAHLGEKFPRFVYHDGVLESLDDRKKENLLTVVRRYADLGLQPVITLIDSDLPVRAEDDAPVFTASEIVVTLHDEGDHGRIFKMRGW
- a CDS encoding ABC-three component system middle component 8 — its product is MLRPTKHSHPDRTVINVSLLLLSRLKDRRVDEYDVLRKFAKKHVVGGDVLFLPALNFLYLMGLVEYRPKTDAVEYVGPNEAI
- a CDS encoding ABC-three component system protein, which produces MKFAYEDLSDDQFEVLIVLLCQRLLGIAVQGFAKGPDGGRDAKFVGTAELHPSKAAPWVGTVIVQAKHTNGYNRSFSELDFYSTSSSNTVVGKEVPRIKKLRDAKQLDHYMLFANRRLTGNSETEIRDHIAAECGVPASSIYLCGLEQLELWLKRFPEVAQEANLDAVDSPLIVSPDDLAEVVQALARQKDGLTALLDDPPTVRVTYEEKNTLNNMTAAYAKEQRRKYLKETAQIRTFLAAPENIELLRMYESVVDEFQLKILAKRKDYQTFDEIMEYLVDLLFNRDPVLRQHAHKRLTRAILFYMYWNCDIGEVDDAAANQTLTP
- a CDS encoding helix-turn-helix domain-containing protein, with product MKRSDHSQGTDNVLRDLGFDDAEELSAKAALALKLNELIDHRGLSQTETAAITGMTQPKVSQVRRYKLQNISLERLMQALVSLDQRVEIVVQPAQRTHSACITVAA
- a CDS encoding type II toxin-antitoxin system RelE/ParE family toxin → MIQKRKMLYWEGSSKKDFKKFPIDVQKDMGVALFIVQLGSTPHSAKPWKGLGPGVYELVEDHRSDTFRAVYTVKMGDAVHVLHAFQKKSKSGIATPQPDVELIEKRLKAVLARHKTSGR